A genomic window from Sorex araneus isolate mSorAra2 chromosome 2, mSorAra2.pri, whole genome shotgun sequence includes:
- the SERPINB12 gene encoding serpin B12 isoform X1 → MDSLVEANSKFCFDLFQEISKHHEDKNIFFCPLSVSAALSMVRLGARHGSAQQIDKVLHFSEFSPKESENPEPCLRSQPRGETGGSAKGQEGTKGCYFGQLLSKLDRVRADYTLSIANRLYGEREFPVHQEYLDSVIQFYHTTFESVDFRKDTEKSRREINFWVESQSQGKIKELFNQDSITDSTVLVLVNAVYFKAKWEKYFDCENTVDAPFLLSENESKCVKMMNQIGLFNIGFIEELKAQVLEMRYTKGGLSMFVLLPAASEDNLRSLKELEQSITYEKLMAWSNSENLSEQRVAVSLPQFTLEDSYDLNSILQDMGITDIFDETKADLTGISPNPNFYLSKVIHKTFVEVDENGSEAAAASGAVGMEKSSPSWVTFNVDHPFLFFIRHKNTQTILFYGRVLSP, encoded by the exons ATGGATTCTCTTGTTGAAGCAAACAGCAAATTTTGTTTTGACCTTTTTCAAGAGATCAGCAAACACCATGAGGATAAAAACATCTTCTTTTGTCCTCTGAGTGTCTCGGCTGCTCTCAGCATGGTCCGCCTGGGGGCCAGACACGGCAGTGCCCAGCAGATCGACAAG GTGCTGCACTTCAGTGAATTTTCCCCGAAGGAAAGTGAGAATCCAGAGCCGTGTCTGAGGAGCCAACCGCGAGGAGAGACCGGCGGCTCTGCGAAAGGGCAGGAAGGAACAAAAGG CTGCTACTTCGGGCAGCTTCTGTCCAAACTGGACAGGGTCCGAGCGGATTacaccctgagtattgccaacaGGCTTTACGGAGAGCGGGAGTTCCCGGTCCACCAG GAGTACTTGGACAGTGTCATCCAGTTTTACCACACGACTTTTGAAAGCGTGGATTTCCGCAAAGACACTGAGAAGTCCAGGCGAGAGATTAACTTCTGGGTGGAATCTCAGTCCCAAG GTAAAATCAAGGAGCTCTTTAACCAGGACAGCATCACTGACTCCACGGTGCTGGTGCTGGTGAACGCCGTTTACTTCAAGGCCAAGTGGGAAAAATACTTTGACTGTGAGAACACAGTGGATGCCCCATTTTTGCTCAGTGAG AATGAAAGTAAATGTGTGAAGATGATGAACCAAATAGGTCTCTTTAACATCGGCTTCATAGAGGAGCTGAAGGCGCAGGTCCTTGAAATGAGATACACCAAGGGAGGGCTCAGCATGTTCGTCCTGCTGCCGGCGGCCTCGGAAGACAACCTGAGAAGCCTGAAAGAG CTTGAACAGAGCATCACCTATGAGAAACTAATGGCCTGGAGCAACTCAGAAAACCTGTCAGAGCAAAGAGTAGCCGTCTCCTTGCCCCAGTTCACCTTGGAAGACAGCTATGATCTCAATTCTATTCTCCAGGACATGGGGATCACAGACATCTTTGATGAGACGAAAGCTGATCTTACTGGAATCTCTCCTAATCCCAATTTTTACCTGTCGAAAGTTATTCATAAAACCTTTGTGGAGGTGGATGAAAATGGCTCCGAGGCAGCGGCAGCCAGTGGGGCTGTGGGCATGGAGAAGTCCAGCCCGTCCTGGGTGACGTTTAACGTTGAtcatccttttctctttttcatcagACACAAAAACACCCAAACCATTCTCTTCTACGGCAGGGTTCTCTCTCCTTAA
- the SERPINB12 gene encoding serpin B12 isoform X2, giving the protein MDSLVEANSKFCFDLFQEISKHHEDKNIFFCPLSVSAALSMVRLGARHGSAQQIDKVLHFSEFSPKESENPEPCLRSQPRGETGGSAKGQEGTKGSSAAQSESSSDQSEVLSCYFGQLLSKLDRVRADYTLSIANRLYGEREFPVHQEYLDSVIQFYHTTFESVDFRKDTEKSRREINFWVESQSQGKIKELFNQDSITDSTVLVLVNAVYFKAKWEKYFDCENTVDAPFLLSENESKCVKMMNQIGLFNIGFIEELKAQVLEMRYTKGGLSMFVLLPAASEDNLRSLKELEQSITYEKLMAWSNSENLSEQRVAVSLPQFTLEDSYDLNSILQDMGITDIFDETKADLTGISPNPNFYLSKVIHKTFVEVDENGSEAAAASGAVGMEKSSPSWVTFNVDHPFLFFIRHKNTQTILFYGRVLSP; this is encoded by the exons ATGGATTCTCTTGTTGAAGCAAACAGCAAATTTTGTTTTGACCTTTTTCAAGAGATCAGCAAACACCATGAGGATAAAAACATCTTCTTTTGTCCTCTGAGTGTCTCGGCTGCTCTCAGCATGGTCCGCCTGGGGGCCAGACACGGCAGTGCCCAGCAGATCGACAAG GTGCTGCACTTCAGTGAATTTTCCCCGAAGGAAAGTGAGAATCCAGAGCCGTGTCTGAGGAGCCAACCGCGAGGAGAGACCGGCGGCTCTGCGAAAGGGCAGGAAGGAACAAAAGGGTCTTCTGCGGCTCAG tcAGAGTCGTCCAGCGACCAGAGCGAAGTGCTCAGCTGCTACTTCGGGCAGCTTCTGTCCAAACTGGACAGGGTCCGAGCGGATTacaccctgagtattgccaacaGGCTTTACGGAGAGCGGGAGTTCCCGGTCCACCAG GAGTACTTGGACAGTGTCATCCAGTTTTACCACACGACTTTTGAAAGCGTGGATTTCCGCAAAGACACTGAGAAGTCCAGGCGAGAGATTAACTTCTGGGTGGAATCTCAGTCCCAAG GTAAAATCAAGGAGCTCTTTAACCAGGACAGCATCACTGACTCCACGGTGCTGGTGCTGGTGAACGCCGTTTACTTCAAGGCCAAGTGGGAAAAATACTTTGACTGTGAGAACACAGTGGATGCCCCATTTTTGCTCAGTGAG AATGAAAGTAAATGTGTGAAGATGATGAACCAAATAGGTCTCTTTAACATCGGCTTCATAGAGGAGCTGAAGGCGCAGGTCCTTGAAATGAGATACACCAAGGGAGGGCTCAGCATGTTCGTCCTGCTGCCGGCGGCCTCGGAAGACAACCTGAGAAGCCTGAAAGAG CTTGAACAGAGCATCACCTATGAGAAACTAATGGCCTGGAGCAACTCAGAAAACCTGTCAGAGCAAAGAGTAGCCGTCTCCTTGCCCCAGTTCACCTTGGAAGACAGCTATGATCTCAATTCTATTCTCCAGGACATGGGGATCACAGACATCTTTGATGAGACGAAAGCTGATCTTACTGGAATCTCTCCTAATCCCAATTTTTACCTGTCGAAAGTTATTCATAAAACCTTTGTGGAGGTGGATGAAAATGGCTCCGAGGCAGCGGCAGCCAGTGGGGCTGTGGGCATGGAGAAGTCCAGCCCGTCCTGGGTGACGTTTAACGTTGAtcatccttttctctttttcatcagACACAAAAACACCCAAACCATTCTCTTCTACGGCAGGGTTCTCTCTCCTTAA